A region from the Plasmodium berghei ANKA genome assembly, chromosome: 9 genome encodes:
- a CDS encoding JmjC domain-containing protein, putative, whose amino-acid sequence MAIKDQYIGFCFHKNRINHIDKIDQNITAEQFYLNYILKRKPCLLKSEHVIKNKLNIDINFMRNSIENVNVQLEQKTSNSFGTGEKIEMKFHDFLSLLEEGNTNYYLNTQYIKENTYHPSDLCNSITHQMINYLPKELEIMGNLELYQYNIWLGNNDDKNLKTFLHHDYHDNIYVLLEGEKIFRIYSPHFAHLLKTNGNISRIHNNGLIAYSPFVRSDGSNYLDVYKKKVDNIYHDINLMEMYLNRKDKLLDDGTIENSINKAENKLNTLEDSILSYRIRKSKFRHKENARSDIPNHFCLINTSDRTSEDCIFDDNTEVENKYIEICINKGDILYLPCGWFHEVKSFSNEKYHLAFNYWYYPPYIKMTNSVEMQNRFLYPYIDRHLTERNKILYKKIGIIKKEKKKDIINILSYYSNMIIKKKKRSKRANINRFTYRRRLRVFNSSF is encoded by the exons atggCGATAAAAGACCAATACATCGG ATTTTGTTTCCataaaaatagaataaatcacattgataaaattgaccaaaatataacagcagaacaattttatttgaattatatattaaaaagaaaaccatgtttattaaaaag tgagcatgtaattaaaaataaattgaaCATAGATATTAACTTCATGAGGAATAGTATAGAAAATGTAAATGTTCAATTAGAACAAAAAACATCAAATTCTTTTGGAACAGGGGAAAAAATCGAAATGAAATTTCATGATTTCTTATCATTATTAGAAGAAGGAAATactaattattatttaaatacccaatatataaaagaaaatacatATCATCCATCTGATTTATGTAACTCGATTACTCACcaaatgataaattatttaccAAAGGAATTAGAGATAATGGG taACTTGGAATTATATCAGTATAATATTTGGCTAGGAAATAAcgatgataaaaatttaaaaacatttttgcATCATGATTAtcatgataatatatatgttttactAGAAG gggaaaaaatatttaggATATATAGCCCACACTTTGctcatttattaaaaacaaatg GAAATATTTCCCGTATTCATAATAATGGTTTAATTGCATACTCGCCATTTGTTAGAAGTGATG GATCAAATTACTTAGAtgtatacaaaaaaaaagtggacaatatatatcacgatattaatttaatggAAATGTATTTAAATAGAAAAG ACAAGCTTCTGGACGACGGAACAATTGAAAATTCTATAAATAAAGCAGAGAATAA ATTAAATACTTTAGAAGATAGTATTTTAAGCTACAGAATTCGTAAATCAAAATTCCGACATAAAGAAAACGCTAGAAGCGATATACCAAACCATTTTTGCCTTATTAATACATCGGACAGAACATCTg AAGATTGTATCTTTGATGATAACACCGAagtagaaaataaatatattgagATATGCATAAATAAAGGAGATATAC tATATTTGCCATGTGGATGGTTTCACGAAGTTAAATCCTTTTCAAATGAGAAAT acCATTTAGCATTTAATTATTGGTATTATCCACCTTACATAAAAATGACAAATTCGGTAGAAATGCAAAACAGATTTCTCTATCCTTATATAGATAGGCATTTAACTGaacgaaataaaattttatataaaaag ATTGGGatcattaaaaaagaaaaaaaaaaggatatcataaatattttatcgTATTACAGTAATatgattataaaaaaaaagaaacgGTCAAAAAGGGCAAATATAAACAGATTTACATATCGAAGAAGGTTAAGGGTCTTTAATTCTTCTTTTTAA
- a CDS encoding GPI transamidase component GPI16, with the protein MKGVKYFFLIIICVIYLAKSYTIDESANVLPLDNNLVHVKLKLNVNGKAYKDNFLPINVLKVLNYVKSLKINIKRGVYRNYYNNRYLDKYPYGFTFEVELKKADNDNNNKKTENSEFSKPEIFILHQLLNEIWSITGVSTNLLKIKDMIKVHNKIFAFLPDESICTEYFSFIKKLYPCKDFGGLFNAINSTYLISKLSTNIGFELNDNDENFLLLYIDYITHHDQKKDVRIIDLIDSKYSLNDCPLIDRNTLVVQKQDDGFISTIFKTHGAINLFYENINLYNILQNPQQNILEEYINVDIIREEANSMITADIKKKQSSLLYIFQNLNTNKNSDFLFVDKLPYHLTPLLHTIMIQGNAPNDYDRSKGKCNFIYFGETALKKFNIKFSNFDNIENIPKSGSFYYIHFEHNLPSLCKITIRFEVVKIRIRSFEFEFDIDRGILLGSGVFVQKRNHSLHENNDFMYKYTPSILIDIVLPDTSMPFNVMAIATCVIMLFFGFIFKLTAKEETRYI; encoded by the exons atgaaaggtgtaaaatatttttttttaataataatatgtgtGATATATTTAGCAAAATCATATACCATAGATGAAAGTGCCAATGTACTACCTCTCGATAATAATTTAGTACATGTTAAACTAAAATTGAATGTTAATGGAAAAGCTTATAAAGATAATTTTCTTCCaataaatgtattaaaaGTATTGAATTATGTGAAGTCtcttaaaataaatataaaaagggGGGTTTACAGAAATTATTACAACAACAGATATTTGGACAAATATCCATATGGTTTTACTTTTGAAGTTGAACTAAAAAAGGCAGACAAtgataataacaataaaaaaacggAAAATAGCGAATTTTCAAAACccgaaatatttattttacatcAATTATTAAACGAAATATGGTCTATTACTGGTGTATCGACTAAtcttttgaaaataaaggaTATGATAAAAGttcataataaaatttttgcATTTCTACCTGATGAAAGTATATGTActgaatatttttcatttattaagAAGTTATATCCATGTAAAGATTTTGGAGGGTTATTCAATGCAATAAATTCAACATATTTAATATCTAAACTTTCTACCAATATAGGATTTgaattaaatgataatgatgaaaattttctattattatacattGATTATATTACACACCATgatcaaaaaaaagatgTTAGAATTATAGATTTAATAGATTCAAAATATAGTTTAAATGATTGCCCGTTGATAGATAGAAATACACTTGTTGTCCAAAAACAGGATGATGGTTTTATTTCAACAATTTTCAAAACCCATGGTGcaataaatttgttttatgaaaatataaatttatataatattttgcaAAATCCacaacaaaatatattagaagaatatataaatgttgaTATAATTAGAGAAGAAGCTAATAGTATGATAACTgctgatataaaaaaaaaacaaagctcattattatatatatttcaaaatttgaatacaaataaaaatagtgatTTTCTATTCGTTGATAAATTACCTTATCATTTAACACCTTTATTACACACAATAATGATTCAGGGGAATGCCCCTAATGATTATGACAGATCAAAGGGAAAatgtaattttatttattttggtGAAACCGcacttaaaaaatttaacatTAAATTTAGCAACtttgataatattgaaaatataccAAAAAGTGGGAGCTTTTATTACATTCATTTTGAACACAATTTACCATCATTGTgtaaaataacaataag ATTTGAAGTAGTTAAAATCCGTATTAGGTCATTCGAATTCGAGTTTGACATAGATAGAGGTATTCTATTAGGTAGTGGAGTATTTGTGCAAAAACGAAATCATAGTTTacatgaaaataatgatttcatgtataaatatactcCATCAATTCTTATAGATATAGTTTTGCCAGATACAA GTATGCCCTTTAACGTTATGGCAATCGCAACATGTGttattatgttattttttggaTTCATATTTAAGCTTACTGCAAAAGAAGAAACAAgatatatttga
- a CDS encoding serine/threonine protein kinase, putative, with the protein MKRGFLLNKDVYDIDEKVTKCKEVNPNGKYCKDDFEIYMHIGSGNFSDVFMVKLKNDPSKIYSLKIFSKEKVNRMNKVNSVLTEKKVMIKLNTPGHLNVIKLISTFKDKENVYLLYEYADYELWEFLKTRSIGVSENITFNIILQMVHALAYIHDKDVIHRDVKCENFLINKDGTIKLIDFGTSKDLDHIPMENNKNECTIKDELSKFSLKKKNNNINKNLKNESEENTSMLRDDESNNYVLDNDSNEELDKISNNDISKNCRLKEPQYNESFKYDDKNTIKCNNDNLNNLDDTIHLININKRNYRRKKTFDNYVGTANFMPPEALINKCSGKVRDFWSLGCTIYQLVTCTIPFDGSTEWFIYNKIKKREINYPPIIPLDLVDLIEKLIVINPECRLGFKNGCEDILQHPYFQKRINNLLNFKLPKFSEAEKMYTYAINKYHKYISEKRELRQNDNSNEENNKKIAEMQENLLNQIKIYTMSDNGENESLILKNKIHKTIHFFLEEFHKQEKSEIEEADKWLKRYANL; encoded by the coding sequence atgaagaggGGCTTTTTACTGAATAAAGATGTGTATGATATTGATGAAAAAGTAACAAAATGTAAAGAGGTTAATCCCAATGGAAAATACTGTAAAGAtgattttgaaatatatatgcacattgGAAGTGGAAACTTTAGTGATGTTTTCATGGtgaaattgaaaaatgaCCCATCAAAGATATATTCTCTTAAAATATTCAGCAAAGAAAAGGTTAATAGAATGAATAAGGTAAATTCTGTATTAACGGAAAAAAAGGTCATGATAAAATTGAATACTCCAGGGCATTTAAATGTTATTAAGTTAATTAGCACATTTaaagataaagaaaatgtatatttattatatgaatatgcTGATTATGAATTATGggaatttttaaaaactcGAAGTATTGGTGTTTctgaaaatataacatttaatataatacttCAAATGGTTCATGCATTAGCATATATACACGACAAAGATGTAATTCATAGAGATGtaaaatgtgaaaattTTCTTATAAACAAAGATGgaacaataaaattaattgatTTTGGTACATCTAAAGATTTAGATCACATTCCCATggaaaacaataaaaatgaatgcACAATAAAAGATGAGCTAAgtaaattttcattaaaaaaaaaaaacaataacataaataaaaacttgAAAAATGAATCAGAAGAAAATACTAGTATGCTAAGGGATGATGAATCtaataattatgtattAGATAATGATAGTAATGAAGAGCTAGataaaatatcaaataatgatatttcaaaaaattgtaGACTTAAAGAACCTCAATATAATGAAAGCTTTAAAtatgatgataaaaatactataaaatgtaataacgataatttaaataatttggaCGATACCATACAtttaataaacataaataagCGCAATTacagaagaaaaaaaacatttgaTAACTATGTTGGAACTGCAAACTTTATGCCACCAGAAGCCTTAATCAATAAATGTAGCGGAAAAGTTCGTGATTTTTGGAGCCTTGGGTGTACCATCTATCAATTAGTAACATGCACAATTCCATTTGATGGTTCAACAGAATggttcatatataataaaataaaaaagagagaaataaattatcCACCTATAATACCATTGGATCTAGTTGatttaatagaaaaattaatagtTATTAATCCTGAATGCAGATTAGGATTTAAAAATGGTTGTGAAGATATTTTACAGCATccatattttcaaaaacgTATCAATAATTTGCTTAATTTTAAGTTACCAAAATTTTCAGAGGCagaaaaaatgtatacatATGCAATAAATAAGTATCATAAGTATATAAGTGAAAAAAGGGAATTAAGGCAAAATGATAATTCAAACGaagaaaacaataaaaaaattgcagAGATGcaagaaaatttattaaatcaaattaaaatttatacaatGTCTGATAACGGAGAAAATGAgtcattaattttaaaaaataaaatacacaAAACAATTCACTTTTTTCTTGAAGAATTTCATAAACAGGAAAAAAGCGAAATAGAAGAAGCAGATAAATGGCTAAAGCGATATGCCAATTTATAG
- a CDS encoding peptidase M16, putative, whose translation MYFNIFIFLIILIYENQSSCQNPIYNSKKNYGLSNEQFRAILFGLNYDLPNKNNIDRENVENHSLFFRNFVDDDIQINKQNEKTQSQIEIMNNEKIKSSDTIHDNKNVNNYSITSGNEKTNDGLLQKTLRKNKLSEKDNSYNNTSTNINKNENSVFNEPTNANDYIRTKEDSNDFKPETLQKNINVKNNKGNPNLLKDKKTNINENKTQGNINQNTRINKSVNDMTNELDNHIENFVKEGNEMNNSNVQEKHQGKDLLHNNGNNKDTQMDHNDEPQILSNGKKKKNTKYISMNPRAIKHKEENVNYSPKKIISGLPNSGNGVLKEIQPVKYNENINKKLNDASKGNENLQKTTNTDENIFSENITLKNITNDTNYYKYFKLKENGFRGLGIINKYSSKGCFSISVDCGRYNDLDDIPGISNLLQRAIFYKSKKRDTTLLSELGVNSSKYNSHINESFTNFYASGNSEDIYYLLNLFVQNLFYPIFNEESIENEVNEISNKYISMENNPETCIKITSQYLTHFKYSNFFIYGNYITLCENILKKKIDIKKKLYEFHRKCYQPKNMSISILLGKRSNSSDHYNINDIMNMVVQFFGKIKNYNYEENDIKKQNNMKLEENLSNRQVNNYNNRIFTYNDAQINLNEEINNKNDMSIPFINKLKYALDLNQKSKYIEILKKEGWENQIFLYWSSKINIYIYKKIEEFKVMRFFRELFSNFRKDGLYYKISVENEYAYDFQIINICNKYYLNYGILIKLTEKGKSNIAHLIYIFQTFINEISKLFDHDSLNKGVNKYILDYYRETTLTTNINFRKDGINICLNDLINYSNTLLIYLENPLEFLTNNNLVENVNKNGFRNEIKITSLIGSLIRNENMHIINVVDKFTITNQIRIPNTSIEYSIGDNPYIIDEGKITNNINFTFPEFKICPFSNFKKNAILNENSFFCVSYNSKENFNYSKSNKQTFVSDDNEYVKSSILYNIPCLIKSSYGYNIFFKKGLTETSRVNADFIFFFPSKNFTFYEAIFTRIHIIILKKKIKQMLSDYTNCSVNVNIKDNVESYILHVDSNSYYFGDMLNKIEDLLSIKEVPTSDEFNYAYDELNLYVKRKDNVVVGDSLNIIHSLFNKYIPTNKEIYDILNAYFFYPLYNSYIKYINNFFHKNYINIFIYGNLSIPNEINIKNETNYGINTEYNSTNSVINNNNGVNYNTYSYINNTYTMYNKHALGKGDNMLEDKEENIHEEYKENSIEILQNGIGIKYIIDLCESFIRNVTNNVIRKSESTYYATKLINNEDIEIDIQIPDKNVGNSSITVSYIIESETILSDMLINIIVDLISSDFIKFAKIKYNDGYTVDVKTLSTKYGFGGIIFVIQSFDNDVEKLEEDICGFVKHLTFQLMNIDIYDLVKKMQYMKKQYILNNTIFTFNQEYSTILDEIINGNECFDKKYKIVKIFDELINCPKIILNKANYILQNAKKLIFKEYKTSNAPNNVNEQMNYIYSNKRCNYSHNKNDILSNIELSNTVNFTKATTLNNGVPNYNVFRMNNMHKNWNYIINVSNFLEIKRKGFVQYVIDYFKNPYKLSLNHNNYLDYKSCDDEMHKDNFHVFHNFINDINEIREYFLAKFSNDQENKEKCSINYEEIKKHCYEVNARMYG comes from the coding sequence atgtattttaacatttttatttttctcataattttaatttatgaaaatcAATCAAGTTGTCAAAATCCAATATATAacagtaaaaaaaattatggaTTAAGTAATGAACAATTTAGAGCAATACTATTTGGTCTTAACTATGATTtaccaaataaaaataatatagacaGAGAAAATGTGGAAAAtcattctttatttttccgTAACTTTGTCGATGATGATATCCaaataaacaaacaaaatgaaaaaacaCAATCACAAATTgaaattatgaataatgaaaaaataaaaagctCTGATACTATACacgataataaaaatgtcaATAACTATTCTATAACCAGTGGgaatgaaaaaacaaacgatggattattacaaaagacattgagaaaaaataaattaagtGAAAAGgataattcatataataataccTCAACTAATatcaataaaaatgaaaattctGTATTTAATGAACCTACGAATGCAAATGATTATATACGAACAAAAGAGGACAGTAATGATTTCAAACCAGAAacattacaaaaaaatattaatgttaaaaataataaagggAATCCAAACCTATtaaaagacaaaaaaacaaatataaatgaaaataaaacacaAGGAAATATTAATCAAAATACCCGAATAAATAAATCCGTAAATGATATGACAAACGAATTGGATAATcatattgaaaattttgttaaagAGGGTAATGAAATGAATAACTCCAATGTTCAAGAAAAACATCAAGGTAAAGACTTATTACATAATAATGGAAACAATAAAGATACGCAAATGGATCATAATGATGAACCGCAAATTTTGTCAaatgggaaaaaaaaaaaaaatacaaaatatataagtatGAATCCTAGAGcaataaaacataaagaagaaaatgtaaattattcaccaaaaaaaattatatcagGTCTTCCAAATTCAGGAAACGGTGTTTTGAAGGAAATACAACCAGtgaaatataatgaaaatataaataaaaaattaaatgatgCATCTAAaggaaatgaaaatttacaaaagaCAACCAACACTGATGAAAACATATTTTCTGAAAATATcactttaaaaaatataactaatgatacaaattattataaatattttaaattgaaAGAAAATGGGTTTAGAGGATTaggaataataaataaatattcatcaAAAGGGTGTTTTTCAATATCAGTTGATTGTGGAAGATATAATGATTTAGATGACATTCCAGGGATTTCTAATTTATTACAACGagctattttttataaatctAAAAAAAGGGATACGACGTTATTAAGTGAATTAGGAGTAAATTCATCAAAATACAATAGTCATATTAATGAATCTTTTACTAATTTCTATGCAAGTGGTAATTCTGAAgacatttattatttattaaatttatttgtccaaaatttattttatccaATATTTAATGAAGAATCCATAGAAAACGAAGTTAATGAAATtagtaataaatatatttctatgGAAAATAATCCTGAAACTTGCATAAAAATTACTAGTCAATATCTTAcacattttaaatattcaaattttttcatttatggGAATTACATTACCTTatgtgaaaatattttaaaaaaaaaaatagatataaagaaaaaattgtatgaATTTCATCGAAAATGTTATCAACCTAAAAATATGTCAATTAGTATACTATTAGGGAAAAGATCAAACTCATCAGATCATTACAACATTAATGATATTATGAATATGGTTGTTCAattttttggaaaaatcaaaaattataattatgaagaaaatgatattaaaaaacaaaataacaTGAAGTTGGAAGAAAATTTATCTAATAGACAAGTGAACAATTATAACAATAGAATTTTCACATATAATGATGCgcaaattaatttaaatgaagaaataaataataaaaatgatatgtCTATTCcgtttataaataaattaaagtATGCTCTTGATTTAAACCAAAAAAGTAAGTATAttgaaattttaaaaaaagaggGATGGGaaaatcaaatatttttatattggagctctaaaattaatatttatatatataaaaaaattgaagaaTTTAAGGTCATGCGTTTTTTTCGTGAACTTTTTTCGAACTTCAGAAAGGATGGactatattataaaatatctGTGGAAAACGAATATGCATATGattttcaaattataaatatatgcaataaatattatttgaattatgggatattaataaaattgacaGAGAAAGGGAAAAGTAATATAGctcatttaatatatatattccaaACATTTATCAATGAAATAagtaaattatttgatcATGATAGTTTAAATAAAGGtgtaaacaaatatattttggaTTATTATAGGGAAACTACTTTAACCactaatattaattttagaaaagatggtataaatatatgtctaaatgatttaataaattattctAACACATTACTTATTTACTTAGAAAATCCACTTgaatttttaacaaataacAATTTAGTAGAAAATGTGAATAAAAATGGCTTTCGAAATGAGATAAAAATTACCAGCTTAATAGGTTCTCTTATcagaaatgaaaatatgcatattataaatgttGTAGATAAATTCACTATAACAAATCAAATAAGAATTCCAAATACTTCTATCGAGTATTCTATAGGAGATAACccatatattattgatgaaggaaaaattacaaataatataaacttTACATTTCCagaatttaaaatttgtcCTTTTAGtaattttaagaaaaatgCGATTTTAAATGAGAATTCATTCTTCTGTGTTTCCTACAATAgtaaagaaaattttaattattcaaAATCTAATAAACAAACATTTGTATCAGATGACAACGAATATGTTAAATCaagtatattatataatatacctTGCTTGATTAAATCTTCTTAtggatataatatattttttaaaaaaggcTTAACAGAGACTTCAAGAGTAAATGCagatttcattttttttttcccttCCAAAAATTTTACCTTTTATGAAGCAATTTTTACTCGTATACACATCATAAtactgaaaaaaaaaataaagcaaaTGTTGTCTGATTATACTAATTGCTCAGTAAATGTGAATATTAAGGACAATGTTGAATCGTATATATTACACGTAGATAGCAATAGCTATTATTTCGGGGATatgttaaataaaatagagGATCTTTTATCAATAAAAGAAGTTCCTACCAGCGATGAATTTAATTATGCTTATGatgaattaaatttatatgtaaaaagaaaagacaATGTTGTTGTAGGAGActctttaaatattatacattccttatttaataaatatatcccaacaaataaagaaatttatgatattctaaatgcatatttcttttatcctttatataattcgtatataaaatatataaataatttttttcacaaaaattatattaatatatttatatatggaaATTTGTCGATAccaaatgaaataaatattaaaaatgaaacaaaCTATGGCATTAATACAGAATATAATAGTACTAATAGcgttattaataataataatggtgTGAATTATAATACTTATAGCTATATAAACAATACATATACAATGTATAATAAACATGCTTTAGGAAAAGGTGACAACATGCTAGAAGACAAAGAGGAAAATATACATGAAGAATACAAAGAAAATTCTATTGAAATACTTCAAAATGGAATaggaataaaatatattattgattTATGTGAATCATTTATAAGAAACGTAACAAATAATGTTATAAGAAAAAGTGAATCTACGTACTATGCAAccaaattaattaataatgaaGACATAGAAATAGATATACAAATTCCAGATAAAAATGTTGGTAACAGTTCAATAACAgtatcatatattattgaatCTGAAACAATATTAAGTGATAtgttaattaatattattgttgatttaatttcatcagattttattaaatttgcCAAAATAAAGTATAACGATGGTTATACCGTTGATGTAAAAACATTATCCACAAAATATGGATTTGGAggaataatttttgttattcAAAGTTTTGATAATGATGTTGAAAAACTAGAAGAAGATATATGTGGATTTGTTAAACACTTAACATTTCAATTGATGaatattgatatatatgatttagtaaaaaagatgcaatatatgaaaaaacaatacatattaaataatactaTATTTACCTTTAATCAAGAATATTCAACTATACTTGATGAGATAATTAATGGAAATGAAtgttttgataaaaaatacaaaattgtaaaaatatttgatgaattaattaattgtcccaaaataattttaaataaagcAAATTACATTTTACAAAATGCCAAGAAGTTGATTTTTAAGGAATATAAAACATCTAATGCACCAAATAACGTAAATGAACAAATGAATTATATCTATTCCAATAAAAGATGTAATTATTctcataataaaaatgatatactGTCTAATATAGAATTGTCAAATACCGTGAATTTCACTAAAGCAACCACATTAAATAACGGAGTTCCCAATTATAATGTATTTAGAATGaataatatgcataaaaattGGAATTATATCATAAATGTATCAAATTTTcttgaaataaaaaggaaagGATTTGTTCAATATGTTATTGATTATTTTAAGAATCCTTATAAATTGAGTTTGaatcataataattatttagaTTATAAAAGTTGTGATGATGAAATGCATAAAGACAATTTTCATGTATTtcacaattttataaatgatataaatgaaataagaGAATATTTTCTTGCAAAATTTTCGAATGATcaagaaaataaagaaaagtGTTCGATAAAttatgaagaaataaagaAACATTGCTATGAAGTAAATGCTAGGATGTATGGTTAA